The stretch of DNA CCCTTCTGCACCGCGAGCGCGCCGAACACCATGCCAATTGGGATGGCGGCCAGCCCGACCGGCAGAGCGGTCGTGATGCCGCTCAAGAATTCCCGCGCGTACCGCCCCTGTGCATCACTTGTCATTTCGCCACCGCGCGATGTCTCGGGAAAGCTGTCTTTTTCGCCGGCCGCCGCCTTAGCCCTGGCCGTCGATGGCCTTTGCAACGAGCGCAAGGAACGCATCTGCCGTGCTGATGCCGGCCACATCATCCGCCTCGATCGCATAGCCGAAATTGTCTGCGATCTTCTGGTAGAGCGGAATGCGATGATGCAGCAACTGCTCGAAGCCCCAGATGGCGAACCCATCCGGGTCAACATCGTCATCCCGTTCACAGCCGGTGAGCGTTTTATACTCCGCCCATTTCCGGCCGAGAAACACGTCCTGGTAATACATCGGCTTGGGCGCCGCCTTGAACCGGTCGATCAGCATGCGGGCATGCGCCTCGGTGCCGCGGATATAGACGAGCAGCGTCGCCTCCGAGACCGTCTTCAGCACCGCGTCATTGTGGTTCTCTGGATCAACGACCTCGCACAGGCTGCCGCTGGCATCGGCCACGAAATTCTCATACCCATAGATGTCCCGCGCCTTTTCGATGAACTCCGGGACATCGAGCATGGAGCGGATCTCTGCGCGCCGGTGCTGGGCCTGTCGCCTCCGGTACTCGTCGAACGGCAATCCGCCTTTCGCGGGATTGCCGGGCTTGCCGAGATAGACGGACAGGGGTTCAAGATTGCCGAAGGTGACGTTGGAGCGGATATAGATCGAATCTGAGAGAAGAAGGCCGCGCAGCACGGGGTTCTTCATCGCCTCGCGCTTCACATTGTCGACGATGTAATTTTCCATGTAGCGGGT from Rhodoligotrophos sp. CJ14 encodes:
- a CDS encoding ATPase translates to MRFSSGAAFLASPAKAVTVFGMSGVGKTRIGRILREAQWFHYSVDYRIATRYMENYIVDNVKREAMKNPVLRGLLLSDSIYIRSNVTFGNLEPLSVYLGKPGNPAKGGLPFDEYRRRQAQHRRAEIRSMLDVPEFIEKARDIYGYENFVADASGSLCEVVDPENHNDAVLKTVSEATLLVYIRGTEAHARMLIDRFKAAPKPMYYQDVFLGRKWAEYKTLTGCERDDDVDPDGFAIWGFEQLLHHRIPLYQKIADNFGYAIEADDVAGISTADAFLALVAKAIDGQG